Genomic DNA from Candidatus Ancaeobacter aquaticus:
ATACCGGTCATGCTTTTCATCTCGTTTTGAGCTATTTTCTTTGCACCGTTTAATGCAATGTTTGTAGCAGTTTTAACCTGCTCACCAATTTTTTTAGCGTTACCAGCTACTAAAAGGCTCTCATCAATCTCAATACTCGTTATTTTTTGGTCGCCGGTCGCTTTAACCTTAACGCCTGATGCGTTACCTTCTGCTTCAATTTGTCCAAGCACTTTTTGTACTTTTTTCATTTCTCCACGCATCTTAAATGCATCTTTCATCATATCTGCCATTCCAGCCATCTTATTCCTCCTTCTTAATTCTGATTGTGTTTACAATTACAATTGTTATTAATTAAACGTAGCGAAGCTACCGAAGTCACTCTTTTTTGACTTTTACTACTTTACCTTCAAAAATATCTAATACTTCTTTTACGTGAGGATGATTAACGATTTCTGCATCTTTCACATCCGGGGCAGGTTTATTCGAAGCCGCACCTGCAACATATCGTTTTTTAGCACCGGTAGTGACTTTTTCTTTTTCATATTCGATAAGGTCAAGATGTAACCGTATACGATGCCCCAATTTATCAGATAGTTTTTTCTGCACTAAAGCAAGGTTCTTCTGGTCGGACAGGGCCTCTTTATGAAAAATATTCTCGTGGGTGAACCCAACCATAAGTGTCCCGTCCTCAAAACCCAAGACTTTACCTTCAGTAAGAAATGTCTTTAATATCGGATGCTCTTTCGCAAATTCTTTTACTACCTGTTCCCACACATCGTGAATAATAAGCATATCAACATCTGGAGCAATAGACATTTCACCAGTTGTATTTGGATCCTGTTTAGCCGGTGTTTCTAAATACTCTTTTTCTGCACGAACAATGGTTGATGGACGTTTCTCTTTTGGAGGCACTGCTTGAGATATTGGGGGCATCTCTTTTATCGCTGTTTGTATCGGCAATGATTTTGATAGATTTTCTACTTTATCTATTAATTCAGTAATTGAAAGTTTACCTCTCATATGCGCCATTCTGATAAGTAGCATTTCAACGAGTACACGCATTGATATTGTACGCTTTATTTCTGATTCTGTTCGAGAACACAACTCGGTAATAGCGCACAATTCACCTTCAGAAAAAAGTTTTTCCTGCACAGTTAATTTCGCTAATGTTTCACGCGGCGCATCAAAAAGCGATGTATTGTTTTTTGATATTTTTAAGACCATCAGTTTTCTAAAGTGATCGGTAAGACCAACAAGAAATTTTCCGAGATCTTTACCTTCTTCAATAACATTTTTTACAAGCTGAAGGCACGCATTACAATCACTTTTACTCACACTATCAGCAACATCAAAATATATATCTTCTTCAACAAGACCAAGAACTTCTGAGACATGTTCATAAGCAATTTCCTTACCGCAAAACGAAAACAACTGTTCAAGTACTGATTCAGAGTCACGCATACTTCCTAACCCTGCACGTGCAATAGCCCCGAGCGATCCTTCATCTATCGCAACACCTTCAGTTTTCGTTATCATTGAAAGTCGTGCAACAATATCTTTTTGCGTAATACGTCTCAGTTCAAACTTTTGACATCGTGAAAGAATTGTTGCGGGAAGTTTTTCGCGTTCGGTTGTTGCAAAGAAAAACTTTACATGTGAAGGTGGTTCTTCAAGTGTTTTTAATAGCGCATTAAAAGCCGCTGTCGAAAGCATATGCACTTCATCAATGATATAAATCTTATATTTACACATTGCCGGCGAATACTGAACATTTTCTTTTATATCCCTGATGTGATCAACACCGGTATTTGACGCACCATCAATCTCCAACACATCCATTGATGAACCTTGAGCAATTTCTACGCAGTTTGGACAAGTACCACACGGATTTTCTGTCGGCCCGTCTTTACAATTTAACGCTTTAGCAAAAACACGTGCTATGGTTGTTTTACCAATACCGCGAGGACCGGAAAAAAGATATGCATGCGCAATACGATTCATTTTAATCGCATTTTTGAGCGTTTGAACAATCGCACCCTGCCCAACAATATCTTGAAACTTCTGTGGACGAAACCGTCGTGCAACTACCTGATAATCCATCGTGTTCCCTCTTTACTCTCTATAATAAAAATCCTCTCATGAAAAGAGGATAGTAGGCATGTATTGACCCTCTACCTGTATTGTGGAAAAAATTACCCTCTTTGTCAAAAGAATTCTTTTTAAAACAAATTTGTGTTCCT
This window encodes:
- a CDS encoding YbaB/EbfC family nucleoid-associated protein, which produces MAGMADMMKDAFKMRGEMKKVQKVLGQIEAEGNASGVKVKATGDQKITSIEIDESLLVAGNAKKIGEQVKTATNIALNGAKKIAQNEMKSMTGINLPGFGG
- the dnaX gene encoding DNA polymerase III subunit gamma/tau — its product is MDYQVVARRFRPQKFQDIVGQGAIVQTLKNAIKMNRIAHAYLFSGPRGIGKTTIARVFAKALNCKDGPTENPCGTCPNCVEIAQGSSMDVLEIDGASNTGVDHIRDIKENVQYSPAMCKYKIYIIDEVHMLSTAAFNALLKTLEEPPSHVKFFFATTEREKLPATILSRCQKFELRRITQKDIVARLSMITKTEGVAIDEGSLGAIARAGLGSMRDSESVLEQLFSFCGKEIAYEHVSEVLGLVEEDIYFDVADSVSKSDCNACLQLVKNVIEEGKDLGKFLVGLTDHFRKLMVLKISKNNTSLFDAPRETLAKLTVQEKLFSEGELCAITELCSRTESEIKRTISMRVLVEMLLIRMAHMRGKLSITELIDKVENLSKSLPIQTAIKEMPPISQAVPPKEKRPSTIVRAEKEYLETPAKQDPNTTGEMSIAPDVDMLIIHDVWEQVVKEFAKEHPILKTFLTEGKVLGFEDGTLMVGFTHENIFHKEALSDQKNLALVQKKLSDKLGHRIRLHLDLIEYEKEKVTTGAKKRYVAGAASNKPAPDVKDAEIVNHPHVKEVLDIFEGKVVKVKKE